From a region of the Thermus islandicus DSM 21543 genome:
- a CDS encoding response regulator transcription factor, with amino-acid sequence MRILLVEDDPGVREALELGLSLEGHEVRSAASPRAALELLPWAEAVVLDVLLPEGDGFSLLKEIRARSEVPVLMLTALEGVEWRVKGLRAGADDYLVKPYSLQELLARLEALARRARRREEVLAYKDLRLYPRRMEAFRGERRLSLSPKAFLLLKAFLEAPEEVLSKEALMLRVWGEPVEPATLEVHLSVLRKALGEPNPIQTVRGHGYRLFLP; translated from the coding sequence ATGAGGATCCTCCTGGTGGAAGACGACCCCGGGGTGCGGGAGGCCCTGGAGCTCGGGCTTTCCCTCGAGGGGCACGAGGTGCGCTCCGCGGCGAGCCCCAGGGCGGCCCTGGAGCTCCTTCCCTGGGCGGAGGCGGTGGTCCTGGACGTCCTCCTGCCCGAGGGGGACGGGTTTTCCCTCCTCAAGGAGATCCGGGCCCGCTCGGAGGTGCCCGTCCTCATGCTCACCGCCTTGGAGGGGGTGGAGTGGCGGGTGAAGGGCCTTAGAGCGGGAGCGGACGACTACCTGGTAAAGCCCTATAGCCTTCAGGAGCTCCTCGCCCGCCTCGAGGCCCTGGCCCGCCGGGCCCGGAGGCGGGAGGAGGTGCTCGCCTACAAGGACCTCCGCCTCTACCCGAGGCGCATGGAGGCCTTCCGGGGGGAGAGGCGCCTTAGCCTTTCCCCCAAGGCCTTCCTCCTCCTAAAGGCCTTCCTGGAGGCCCCCGAGGAGGTCCTCTCCAAGGAGGCCCTGATGCTTCGGGTCTGGGGGGAGCCCGTGGAGCCCGCCACCCTGGAGGTCCACCTCTCCGTCCTCAGAAAAGCCCTGGGGGAGCCCAATCCCATCCAGACGGTGCGCGGCCATGGCTACCGCCTTTTCCTCCCTTAG